CGCTCCCGGGACGCACGCTCCTGTTCGGCCGCGTCATCGGGCAGTGAGGAGGCATCCCCGGGATGGCCGACGGCCACCGCCACCACCGGTTCAAAGCCCCCGGGCACCCCGTAGGTCTCGCGGACCTTCCTGCGCGAGAACCCGGCCATGGCGTGGGCGAAGAGCCCTTCGGACACGGCCTGCAACATCATGTTCTCCACGGCCAGCCCCATATCGTGGGCGTAGTGCCGGTTCTCCTTGCCGTTCAGGGTAAACACCTCTCTGGAGACCCCAACGAGCAGCACGCCAGCGTTCTTCGCCCAGACCCGGTTGGCCTCCACAAGACAGCGCAGCATCCGGGCGAAGGCCTCGTTGTCCTCCCGGGGGGCGACAAGGAAACGCCAGGGTTGCTCGTTGAAGGCGCTCGGCGCCCACCGGGCGGCCTCCAGAACCCGCATCAGCCTGACACGCTCCACCGGCCGGGGATCGAAGGCCCGGGGACTCCAGCGGCGCTTGATGAGCTCCGCTATCTCCATCTCTGTGGCTGCAGGTTTTTCCATCGGGCGCACCTCCTTCATGATTGATATGTACATCCATTCGTATTATACCAGGGCCCGCCGCCCCGCAGCGAAGAGAGCGGCTGCGGACCTTTTCAGTCAAATGGCGGCTTTTACGCAGACCGCCGGAGATGCT
Above is a genomic segment from Synergistales bacterium containing:
- a CDS encoding nitroreductase family protein, which produces MEKPAATEMEIAELIKRRWSPRAFDPRPVERVRLMRVLEAARWAPSAFNEQPWRFLVAPREDNEAFARMLRCLVEANRVWAKNAGVLLVGVSREVFTLNGKENRHYAHDMGLAVENMMLQAVSEGLFAHAMAGFSRRKVRETYGVPGGFEPVVAVAVGHPGDASSLPDDAAEQERASRERKPLAEIAFEDGWNVPLRSSE